Below is a window of Humulus lupulus chromosome 2, drHumLupu1.1, whole genome shotgun sequence DNA.
gcagttaaatctgcctagtccacgagtctctgttattaatctcaagattatctctgaaaattcttaagcatgaattcttcagagttttctctcaaggatcagaatttcggtcccttacaatgatgcatggcctctctatttatagagaaggacgcagaatactatcccacatattttgtgtagttactctttttgtgtaaataaaataaatggctttaaatgcctataatcagatataaaaggaaacgtccctgaagaccaggaaacgcataactgaccaaataatatcccacgattctaggggatttacattaataaatgaggattacatctcatatttataatacttgtagatattcaaggtggttatcgcgtatctctaagactttagcttcccaggtttcccgtcgtcGTCTGAGCTAACGACATCTCCCGAGttcacgtggctttcgagatcgtacgtacatcgagctcgagacccctgatccgaagtcgtccctgaagatgagtgtgttctcggagctacctttcgagatcgcggtcgtttcgaggtcaccatattcgaggtcatatatcgtactttgcaggctcgatataccatcctggagcatactctaatccttacgagaccatttgttgcgaatccaactttcgaggtcacatttaccatggctcgaaatctgggtataacaagaattatcaaagttgacgaggtcaattttggatagtttcacagagttatgtaatttagagaagaaaagtgaAATTAggatagatttattaattaagataaatttgtatctaaattaataaataagtttaaatcaaggttcaaattataaataattaatttgataaaggatttgaataattatttaattaattaatcaatcaatagaaaataataaaggccttgattttaagtccaattgtcttataattaaatgagaaatttcacgggcctaaagcccatgataattttgacctaggactgatattatctattattttattgattttttaattaaattaaatgacctaattgagtttttaaaatgagtgctaagtgagagttgaaattaataagtttaaatcaagtttccaattataaataattaatttgataaaggatttgaataattatttaattaattaatcaatcaatagaaaataataaatgccttgattttaagtcctattgtcttataattaaatgggaaatttcacaggcctaaagcccatgataattttgacctagggctgatattatctattattttattgattttttaattaaattaaatggcctaattgagtttcTAAAATgagtgttaagtgagagttgaaatcagatttttGAAACATAAGTTTCTGAGAAGATTTGAAgatctattaggttttagattctctcaatTGCATAAGTCATTTTTAAGTCTCAATTTTTATCTTCTATTCTTATTCTCTCtgtgtatctatctcatgtgttaagaattttccaaccactctagtctaagtgattctaaggatactttggaaagcTGTGAAGTAAATTGAAGAACATTTCActttcttggtaatactttgcgacagaaagtatacaagggttagagaaattgaaggaatgactttatcattctgctgcgtataatgtaagtgttcttatcattatttatatttgaattcaattttagaaacatgttttaggtttttttatattaatttgtttaatataagatttacataaaaataaacaagatcttgtataagtttcctaacaattggcctcagagcctttagtaatttttattttcatgcatgaacatggtaaaattgaattatttgatgtgttgagtaattaggtggatttcatgttttttatgaagcatattgaattttatgtgattattatcatatttgggttattttgttgtgttttctttgcaaataatttttatataaatgatttatttgatGTAAATCATGGTAAACATTATTTAGAAAAAGCTTTTGGCTTGAATAATTAcacattttttattaattttttttctcgggcagtggccgcagccaccagTTTTCACTAGTCGTGCCTTGGGTATTCGAcgctagtggccgcagccaccatTTACCCCTGGCCACGACCAGCACACGATTTTTGCCCAGTTTGTTCCTATGGCCGCGACTACTAGTTTTCACTGCTCGCGCCCTgcaataattttttcttaaattttgatttttgaatatatttttgaataggttaatataaaatatcagattttttctattatttaaaaatatcttttttgaaatacgatatttttgttgtttgttcttttaaaaatagatattttctacaaagattcaaattcaaatttaaaattaggtaaactaattagttttaaatattttaatatattaaaatattataattaagttatcatatatttaagatattttttaatacttgattttttttttatatctgatctttgaaaataataatatctaattattctatagattttaatatttaaataatctgaaatctaaaaatttgttgagtagatatttttatagatattagaatttgtttaactgtttaagatattATTGTAAAAATAGctgatgatatttgttttaaaaatttataactggctaaaattttcaaaatatcatgtttttcaaacaaattaataaaatatttttttaataaatgagatttaaattaactttgcctaatttttgataaattatatttaaattaaattaatatttttcaaattgacctaaactaagttgattgttgataaatgaaatttaaatttactttggttaattgttgataaatttaatttgaattgacttatttattttttgcaaaatttaattaattcgaatttttggataaattctagaaaattaattgtggtatttttgcataaattcatagacttgctcttatagtaacatgattagacccatccaattataacatgtctgtttgcactatatgtggtatttttggaattgggcttagatgcatattgtggcccatatgtttgcttaatatatggatttttccaaataaaatattcataaaatgataggttttatttgggctcattagaaaatgtaaagtttaaattcctctcttgtaggtggttccacttgtgaagacctatttgctttgcatgatatagtgggcctaatcaattaataacaattaataaaaataagatttaaattcatgtcttttggaccttgtatggaagtatgggggccttagtagtgagaatgacatactggacatagccctcctccatgcaagcccaattgttaaggcccatttgcctgagggtgacttaattgtataggttcattataatagttaaacctgaatattgattagcaacaaattaattccaattcaattaaatttgtttcaatgtgacactttagaattaataggaaattatagtactttggttttaaaaattctaattttacaattttttttggagaaccatagtcaataattttcaaaaattaataataaaaatactattttataatgagcttattttataaGAATAATATTCGACCTTCACTGTTCGTATAACAAGGTCAATAGTTTAATGGGGCCTCAagatgctttgattcgtccccctatagaaggtgttcattagttattttgacaatgttagattttgaaagatagataattataggtcaaattctattagactcacccctacggtgactactaggactaaatctattgattattgaaactgtgggtctagctcataatataagagattttgttttcttattttgatcgaataataggttgttaataatggtgtccattattaaataagtttacaactttatttaactagtggtattttcgACTCTCACCAgtcgggacaaggatatcatagattagttaaaaacctaaagaaatagagatatgatagtttttggtatttttttcttcatatcttacatattttggtatatgttgtactatttcttgaaattagagtgaatagaagttttattgagcaaaagtgattgatttatattttattcataatttgtagtatcattatggctgtgtctagtcccatcctttctcaacattcaatggagaaactcattggagaaaaATTCCTtgaatggaagcaaaacatcaacattgtgttgattggtgacaactccaagttcgtcatgactgaggaatccccagaagtttcAGTTGAAgaagctaccaagtctgtgagggataagtatgagcattggcaggcggctaacaacaaggcacggtactacatgttgactagtatggtcgacactctcaagaaaaagatggagaatgttgagacggcctacgaaatcatggatcaactccaagacatgtttggtgccaagtcagcgcagactcgttttgaggccaccaagaaatatgccaatgctcgaatggcaccttctcatCAAGTGTCgcgatcatctgatcaaaatgacaaactactttcaagaAGTTGAAAggcatggagcaacaatagatgaggaaaaTCAAGTCGACttaatcctcatcagtctctctccagctttctcgccattcaccaccaactatgtgttgaataaactcaattatggtctgacgcaactcattaACGAGCTTCAgtcttttgagtctatcatgggtggactgAGTAAGGGAGCAGAAAAgaatacaactactactactgttgctgatccaactaaggctgaacctaaccaagcttcgtcttcgaaagctagaaacaagaggaaagatggacataAAAACAACCTCAAgcttgcaaaggctgcaaagacgagtgcacaaccaaatgcatagacgcctaaggggaagaacaagaaaaacaagagagGTAAatgtaagtgttttcactgcaaagagaatgggcattggaaacatgattgccccaagtttctagctgctaaaaacaaaggtaatgattatagtatatatatcttagaaacatgtgttttagagaatgataaatctgtttggattgttgattctggatctactaaccatgtttgtaactctttacatcttcttgaatcatgggaggaagtggacgaaggcggcttaaagcttagagttgggaacggagtgttcgttgtggtccaagctagaggaagagcttgtctgaagttcggaaataaatttttaattttaaatgatgtattttctATTTCATATTTTAGTATAAagttaatttcagtttccataatgcaattagaacaatttgttatgactttcacaagttctaatatatctatttctttcaatggatcacaattgtgtattgcatgtttggaaaacaggctttatattctgtgacgtAATGAACccatcgctcttaacaatgatttattcaaagtagctaaagctagaaccaataaacgtcaaaagaccgaaaatgttaacatgacgtatttatggcatttgagactaggtcacattggctatgatagaattcaaagacctACAAAGGacaacctttgagggaactcaccttaggtgaattacctgtctgcgaatcttgtctagaaggcaaactgaccaagtgtccattctttgcaaagggtgatagggccaaagaactacttggacttgttcattcagatgtttgtggaccttttaatgtacaagcaagggtggttttgagtatttcgtcactttcattgacgattactctagatactcatgtctttacctaatgcataggaaataaaaaacattttgaaagttttaggaattcctagcaatggctctgaaccaattaggtaaaactttaaagatcttacgatctgataggggtggagaatatttggatatgcagttccaagatcatttaactgaacttgggatttaatcacaacttactaccccgggtactccgcaataaaatggtgtagcagaatgcCAGAATAGAAAttttattagaaatggttagatgcatgcttagttactcaactctaccaacttcgttctggggacatgaaattgaaaccgcgaacgacattctaaATTTCGTGTTGTCTAAATAAattcccaaaacacctttagaatgttggaatggtcatgaacctactttacgccattatagaatctgggggtgtcccgcccatgtcacgaggaaaaaggaaggaaagctagaatcgtgaactgaagtttgcatgtttgttggctatcctaaaggtactcggggtggaattttctatagtcattcagaaaagaaagtgtttacttctacgaatgctacttttctggaaaatgactatgtctaaaacttcaaaccatgcagcaaagtagttttaaagGAGATGgctaaagaattgactccaaccaatgttccatcgtcttaaatgcgagttgatgatgaaattcccactcttcatgtccaaccgatgcaagtcgatttaaatgaagaaagtaacACTGTTCCTGAGAAAACATTCATGGAGCCTCGTCTTAGTGGGAGggttctaggaacccagttttctatggtttggatggtgaaatcaatatggttgttggtgacactagtgatgatgatccgttgtttttcaaacaggcaatggctagccctgaaaaagaactatggctcgaagccatgaaacacgaaatggagtccatgtactcaaatttcttctgggatcttatggaagcacctagtgactttatggccattgggtgcaagtggatctacaaaaGGAAACGAAGTGTTGATGaaaatatcgaaacttataaagctcgatcaGTGCCAaaaggttatacccaaagagaaggcatggactatgaggaaacttttagttcggtagccatgctcaagttcattcgcatcctcctatccatagcaaccgCTCTCGACTATGGGATTtcgaaaatggatgtcaagacaactttgattaatggaaagcttgacgaagtcatttatatggatcagccagaaggatttaaagtagctggataataaggaaaagtttgcaagttgaatagatccatttatggacttaagcaagcttctcgttcctggattcttaggtttgatgaaataatcaaaacttataggtttgaacaaaatattgatgaaccttgtgttttccaactgaaggcaaatcaagtagtggtattccttgttctttatgtagatgatatcttactcattagaaataatgttaagaaattgtcagatgtgaagaattggctgaacactcaattccagaagaaggatttgggtgaagcaagttatgttctaggtatccagatcattagggatagaaagaacataatcttagctctatctcaagcagcttacaatGATAAAgagcttgaacgtttctcaatgaaaaattccaataAAGAGCGTCTACCGtcttgccatggaattcatctttcaaagaagcagtctccccagactcctgaagaggaagatgcaatgagaaaagttccttacgcatctgtagttggaagtctgatgtatgctatattgtgtactagactagatatctgatatgtagtgggagtagtgagcatgaacaagtcaaacccaggaccagaacattggatatcagttaagcatatcctaaagtatttaaggCGAATTAGGGATTAAGATATGAATgaataagtaagtatgtatgttaagatatgactgagtaagtatgtatgttaccagttaagactgtatgtatgctctgggattttctgcgtgcaggtgTATCTTTAGGATTtaaattttggttatgaggcatgaccataagttttcctgGATGTTCGtacgttcttaaattgtatgttagggttcggttTCATCTGAATCTTATTCTATGTTGGttatctgcctagttacagttagttTAAGTGCTTGCTTCGTTTATGTGGTTacgtttgttaagttgttcttactaagcgtttcgcttacctagttgtttcatgttgtaggtaggCTCAAAGGAAAGGTGGATCAGTGAGGGCTGGAGTTCATCTGCAAGGATGTACACGTGGACCGACCTTATGGGAATTTAAGTTTTGGGAactagaacccatatgataacaaaaattattttgggcttgttgaatgttttaacATTATGACACTATAATTTACTTTTAAGTATGCACATACTTCCGAACTTTTGCATGTTTtgaaatgttttttttatatggattttaggttaccttatttttagaaaaaCGTTATATTTTTCCTCAAATTTTGTTAAGAGATTTTACGAGACGTTACAATTGTAACTTCGTGGGAGGATATGGCACAGAATTTCCTCATAAAATTTTTCCCGCCTTCTAAAACTTCATAATTAAGGGCTGAGATCACTCAATTTAGGCAGATGGAGTCTGAGCAATTATATGAGGAATGGGATAGATTTAAGGAGATGCTCAAACAATTTCATCAACATGGCATAAAGGATTGGTTTCAGGTTCAACTATTTTATAATGGGCTCAATGATCCAACAAGATCACATATTGATCCCACATTGGGGATTAATTCTGTTTGAGGATATTTCCATGAATATTTGTCAATGGCAGCGTGAGATATTGACGATTAAGAAGGCATATGGGGTTTTTGGAGTAGATCAAATAACGTCATTGATGGTACAGATGTCTACTTTGACTAATCAGATTAAGGGTCTTACTGAAAATAAAGTAGCGGCAAGTCAAGAAATAGTGAATATGGCACAAGCTTCTAGTTCGAATGGGTTGGTGGATGAAAAATGTCAATATGTCAACCGAAACTACAACTTTAGGCCCAACAACAACTTGCCTACTTATTACCATCCTAGCCTCCGCAATCATGAAAATTTTTCCTATGCCAACAACAGGAACATTCTTCAACCACCCAAGAGCCAAGTAGAAAAATGGGGGAGAAACCATCACATTCACTCGAAGAGTTACTGAAGACTTACATAGTGGACTCCAAAGAAAGGCTAGATCAACATGATACCCGTCTCAATAATATTGAAATGAATTGTACTAATATGGGGGCAACGATGAAGACATTTGAAACACAAGTGGGTCAATTGGCCAATACTATGAAGAATCAATTGTCCAGATATTTTCCTAATGACATAGAGAAGAATCTGAAAGAGTGCAATGCCATTACTTTGAGAAGTGGAAAAGAATTGGAAGCTTCTATTGTTGAAAAGAAAAAGATTGAGGAAATCCCCAAGAAATGTGAGAAGGAAGAAATCAAGCCAAAGGAAGAGATTCTGAAGAAAGAGCCATTGGTGGTTAGGTCGAGTTCTATTACTTTTCTGGATAATCCACCTAAGATTACTACTCCATTGCCATTCCCTCAACGATTTTATAAGAAGGAGATTGATGAAAAATTTGAGAAGCTCCTGAATATTTTCAGGAAAATCCATATTAATATTCCTTTTGTGGATGCTCTTGAACAAATGCTAAATTATTCTATGTTTATGAAGGATGTGATATCTAAGAAGCGTAAGTTAGAGGATTATGAGATAGTGAAGCTAATGGAAGAATGTAGTGCCATTCTCAAGAGACAATTACCGAAAAAGTTGAAGGATCCAGAAAGTTTTATAATTCCATGTGTGATTGGTGAGGTACATATTGAGAAGGCCTTgtgtgatttgggtgctagtaCCAATCTAATACCTCTCTCTATCTTTTGGAAACTCAATCTTGGAGAGGTCACACCAACTACTATTTCCTTACAATTGGTAGATCGTTCTTTAACATATCCTAgaggtattattgaagatgttttAGTGAAGATTGATAGATTCATTTATCTAGTTGATTTTGTTGtgcttgatatggaggaagaccAAGAAATTCCTATAATCTTGGGAAGACCTTTTCTTGCAACCGGAAAAACTTTGATTGATGTCCATGGTGGTAACTTGACTCTAAGGGTGAATGGCGAAGAAGTAAAGTTCAACATTAGTAATGCCATAAGGTTTCCCAAGGAGCAAGCAGAGTGTAAGAGAGTGGATGTAGTTACTCCATGTTTAAGAGATTTTTTATGACCATGTTTCATAATGACCTTTTGGAACTGTGTTTGACAACGCCGATTTCTAAAGAGGACCTTGGGGTGGATTTGGGCATGAATGAGGTGGAGGTGGCTAATAGTATCTTTTATTTAGAAGAATTACCTGTAGAAAAGGAGTTGCCAAAGAAGGAGGATAAATACAAGGCCCGAACTATTGATAATAGCTTGGATAAAAAGAATACTACTAGTGATGGGCTTGTTTTGAAGAAATTACCAGCTCATCTTCGATATGCATTTCTGGGAGATGGATCTACCAAACCCATAATTATATTAGTATCATTGAATGAGGAAGATGAAATGAAGTTGTTAGAGACTTTAAAGAGGTATTCATCCGCCTTTGCTTAGTCAATTTCAGATATTGAAGACATTAGTCTGGCTATTTGTATGCACAAGATCCTTATGGAGGATTCTTATAAGCCTTTTATTGAACATCAACGACAGCTTAATCCAGCCACGAAGGAAGTTGTGAGAGCGGAAGTGTTGAAACTCTTGAATGCTGGAATTATGTATGTCATTTCAGATAGTTCATGGGTGAGTCCGGTTTAGGTGGTACCGGTTCGCTGACTTAGTGGAGAATATAATGGAGGTAATTATGGACGACTTCTTCAGTTTTTGGTTCATCGTTTGACTCTTGTCTTTGCAACCTTGGAATAGTTCTTAAAAGATGTGTGGAGACAAATCGTGTTcttaattgggagaaatgccacttcatggttAAGGAGGGGAATGTACTTGGGCACCGAGTTTCTTCTTTGGGTTTGAAGGTGGATAAAGCAAAAATTTCTACTATTGAGAACTTACCACCACCAACTAATGTGAAGGGAATTCAAAGTTTTCTAGGCCACCCAAGATTTTATAGGTGCTTTATTAATGACTTCTCTAAAATTACTAAGCCACTATGAAAATTATTAGAGAATGATGAGCCTTTTCTCTTTGAAGAGTCATGATTTAAAGCTTTTAATATCCTTAAAGAGAAACTTATAGCAGCCCCCGTTCTTATTGTGCCCGATTGGAGTGAGCCTTTTGAGATAATGTACGATGCAAGCGATTATGCTATTGGGGCGGTTCTTGGGTAGCGAAGAGACAAGATCTTTAAagtgacccaactatttctaaaaccttggaccattaactctactagacatagctactactattttgatacaaacataagaaataacataactttattgaaaacccaaaatattgtatcaaataaaagataatataaaaaatataaaatgtgatagatatggtatgggatcccattgtttataaaacataaaacataaactttaattcaattgttcaaaaactaagtgcggaattacaaaagaaacataattcaaaagactaaataatgtcatcctcgatcgacacgcagtccattcattccattcatccttaacacacaagccaagctgccaagaatccttccgccttccataatcattttcctgcatcaagctaaaaataaaggagtgagcctaatgcccaacaaggaaaatatactaacacataaatcataaatcataaatcataagactaaatcataaacatatacaataaaatatatgactataaaaacatatatcatataggactacaatattaatggccattaactcattaacatggcatgtgataaaccatctaggtcctttgtctactaatcgaggtaggttagaacacatggtagtatatgataacccatctaggtcctctactagtcgaggtaggatAAATCATAAccctaaaccatgaaaatgataaataatctcggggtttgctatctaagcaactataagccccaagcgacataaaagattggggtttgctagctaagcaactataagccccaaagactacaagacatattcatacaaaaatatacatatcataacataaaacatatgattacataaacaaataaacacatataatctatcctattttccttaccaaaagctgtgatatttgggaacaagaacgagattagaacactcctaaaaaccaacagtaaaaatggtgagtatctctaaagaataaagatgaaaagaaaactaaaccatcaagaagaaacttaccaagaagaaccttaagtttcaagaaacttaaattcctaatcaagaatcataaacaagagttaggatctgaataaaagaaaactaaagaactgaacttaggaataagaataccttgaataatcttatggattgatctaaacctcaatactgaaatctcactatatctcacttcccaagtgtttataaaagcttataatgataaagctttaacccaaaacccaagtgtttcactctatagtaacactagcaacttcgAGGCCCTGAAGACTACTttaagaatgaagaaaatggctgagtactaggtcctatttatagagttcaaggagtaaaactaaccctttttaatttgaataaataaatgaatataaaatgaaaaatatttgaattttcgttcaacagacgcccaaaacttggtcaaaatcgttcaaaggtaggtccaagtggttaaggctatttttaaaatttaaaaattaaaactttaaaaaattaatgcactaggggcgatatatcgcctaccctgggcaatatatcggctggtccattttcccgagccccgttcgaatgttcgtgcaaagttgacatgttttccgtatcttccgtaggcgatatatcgacccctatagctgcgatatatcgacatacgttggtatatcaaacacgtatttgcactttttcaacatattttgaattgagtaaatagctttgactgagtcataatgcGATCCTAACAGCTTCTGGaatgttctagagcttctagatctttcttttcattaaactattcatcaaaatacttaaatccttaatataCATGATTATgaaaaatgtcatgctcttaatggttctatctaaaccttaggttataataaatatatttctaaaactagtaatattaattaaaccttatgttataattaatattcttaaactataggttaaacttataaaatccataactattgctatgagtttccaattaattcccggcttgaaccaaaatccacggaatataacatactacaaactaatactaactactactactatctagctagctaagtaaatattcagGGACACTACAATTCTAGTTGTACTTTGAATGAAGCTCAAGAGAATTATACAACTACCAAGAAGGAGATGTTAGTGGTGGTTTATTCTTGTGACAAGTTTCGTCCTTATATTATTGGATCTAAGGTGATGATCTACACATATCATGCAACTATTAAGTATTTATTTGAGAAAAAGGACGCTAAACCTCGTTTGATTAGATGGGTTCTATTGCTCCAAGAATTCGATTTGGAGATTGGAGATAAGCGAGAATGTAGTAGTTGATCATCTATCTCGTCTTGAGTGGGTAAATATTAGAGATGAAAGTTCATCAATTTTGGATGTTTTTCCGGATGAACAATTATTTACGGTGGCAACTAAAATCCCTTGGTATGATAATTTCATCAACTATTTAGCATGCAAGTTTTTGCCACTGGGTCTATCCTctcaacaaaagaagaaatttttacATGATGTGAAACAGTATATTTGGGATGATTCGATTATTTTCAAGCACTGTGTTGATCTTGTTATAAGAAGATGTGTACTAGAAGAGGAAGTGAGTGAAATTTTGTTCCATTGCCATTCTTCTCCAGTAGGTGGACATTTTGGAGTTGTGAGGACTGCTACAAAGGTCCTTGGAagtgggttttattggcctatCTTACACTGTGATT
It encodes the following:
- the LOC133814756 gene encoding uncharacterized protein LOC133814756, which gives rise to MGATMKTFETQVGQLANTMKNQLSRYFPNDIEKNLKECNAITLRSGKELEASIVEKKKIEEIPKKCEKEEIKPKEEILKKEPLVVRSSSITFLDNPPKITTPLPFPQRFYKKEIDEKFEKLLNIFRKIHINIPFVDALEQMLNYSMFMKDVISKKRKLEDYEIVKLMEECSAILKRQLPKKLKDPESFIIPCVIGEVHIEKALCDLGASTNLIPLSIFWKLNLGEVTPTTISLQLVDRSLTYPRGIIEDVLVKIDRFIYLVDFVVLDMEEDQEIPIILGRPFLATGKTLIDVHGGNLTLRVNGEEVKFNISNAIRFPKEQAECKRVDVVTPCLRDFL